The genome window GAACGGTTAGCCAAGTGGGGAGCGGACTGGAGTACCCTGGATCTGGGACGGGAGCTTGCAGATGCAGGGACTGTTCGAGGCAGTGCAGTGCTTGAAGAGATTGTACAGCAGCATCCTGATGGCAAAGTAATCGTGGTCAGTCACGGAGCCGTCCTGCGGAATACATTACGAGGTCTGGTGCCTGAGCTTGATATTAGCGTGAAGCTGTCCAATACATCCATTACGCGGATTGCCAAGAAAGATGATACATGGCAATGCGAACTGTACAATTGCAGCGTGCATTTGAATTCGTCCAAGGATGCACAATAGATGGATGCTCTGACGTTAAAGCAAAAATTGCAGCATATCCAGTCAGCTAATCGGTCCATAGACCATGTGGAACAACCTTACGAATTGGCGCTGCATATGATGAAACATATTGGCAGTCCTGACCCTGTCCTGCGGGATGAATTGATCTATATTACGTTTGCAACCTGGATTGGAAAGGGTGTATTTACGGAAGACGAGCTGAGGCATCTGTTGCAGTTGGCTCTGGATGATCAGCACCTCTTCCATGGCATCGGAGAGCAGGGAACGGACAGTGTGTTTACACGGACGTTCTCCATATTGTTACTGCCTCCAATCCTGAATCTGGATCGTGAGAAACCTTTCCTGAACAAGGTGGATATCGCAGGGATTCATCATCGGTCGATTACATATCTGGCATGTGAAAAAGATCTTCGCGGCTATGTCGATGATAAGGGCTGGGCGCATGCCCCCGCACATGCGGCGGATGCGGTTGAAGACCTGGCTCAGTCACCATATCTGGAGCGAATGGAACTGCTGGAACTTCTGCATACAATCAGTCGGAAAATAACCGAATCAAGTGACGTTTACATCCATGATGAAGATCAGCGAATAGCGCATGCTGTAGTGACCATTCTTCGTCGCAATCTGCTGGAGCAAAAAGATATTACGTTGTGGATCGATTCCCTTCATCAAGAAACTAAGGCAGTAAACAGATCATTTCTGGATACCAGTCATAGGGACCTGAATGTGCGTCTGTTTTTGCAGACACTGTATCTTGCGATACGTACAGAAGAAGACGAGCCGTTTCCGGCGGTTCGTTCACTAGTATTGCTGACATTGGAGAGAGATAAATAACGATACGCTAAACGTGTGGACAGAGGGGAGATCGCGCATGAGCGAATTACCGTATGCTTGGACAAAGGAGATTTTGTTTCCGCTGGGTGAGACAGCCGTTATCATCGATTGCGGGGATCACTTGTCTGTCGCGGTACAGCGCAGAGTGGCGTCTGTATGTGCTTTGCTGGAAAAAAGAACTCTGCCTGCCATGATCGAATGGGTGCCTTCATACACATCCGTTACACTATTTTATAATCCGTTCATCTCCCCGTACCCCGAGTTGTGCCGCGCTTTGCTTCAACAGTTGAACCAAATGAAGGAATCCGTACAAGACAAGCCCAGAACGGTCACGATTCCCGTATGTTACGGTGGCGAATGGGGGCCTGATCTGAACTATGTTGCCAGTGAGCATGGACTGACCTCAGAGGACGTTATTGCAATTCATACATCCGGGGATTATCTGGTCCATATGATTGGATTTGCCCCAGGTTTTCCGTATCTCGGTGGGTTATCTGAACGGATTGCTACGCCCAGACGGGCAACGCCAAGGCTTCGGGTAGAGGCCGGTACAGTTGGGATTGGGGGCAAACAGACAGGAATCTATCCGCTAGATACACCCGGAGGATGGCAATGTATTGGACGAACGCCCCTCCGGTTGTTTCGGCCGGATGAGAAGGTACCAAGTTTGCTGGCAACAGGTGATCGGGTTCGATTTGAACAGATTACGAAGCAGGACTATCTGGCGTTGAAGCGGATGGAGGATGAACGATGAGTGTCGAAGTGATTCGTCCTGGGCTGTTATCTACCATTCAGGATGAAGGCAGAACCGGCTATCGCCGGTATGGTATTCATCCTGGCGGCGTCATGGACACCTTTGCAGCCAGAGCCGCCAATATGCTTGTGGGCAATCCCCGAAATGCAGCACTGCTGGAGATGACGATGACGGGGCCGGAGCTTCGATTTCAGGAGAGCCAGCTAGTCTCATTATGTGGGGGGGATCTGACAGCAACGGTGGATCATCTGCCTGTACCTTTGTGGCGTCCTGTGCTGGTGCGGGCTGGAAGTGTAATGAAATTTGGCCCGTGTCGTCATGGCTTGCGTTGTTATCTGGCGTTAGCGGGTGGAATAGCTGCACCGGAAGTGATGGGCAGTCGAAGTACAGATCTTAAGACAGGTATTGGCGGTTTGGCAGGAAGACCCCTGCGTGTGGCAGACCTGTTATCTACAGGTGAACCTTCTGGTGAAGCACAAGTATGGATGAAGCGTATGGAGCAGCAGGTAGAAGAAAGTGAGCGGGGCCGCCGAATATTGGCGCCTGCGTGGTTCTTATCTGAACGTGAAAGACCTGACTATTATGGGAGAGCTGTTATTCGTGTGATGGAGAGCAAGGACAGCTCGCTGTTCAGCGAGGCGAGTCTGGGACATTTCTATGCCGAAAAATACGTAATCTCTCCGCAATCCGATCGGATGGGCTATCGCCTGCAAGGCTCCAGACTGGAGTTGAATCAGCCGCTGGATCGGCTGTCAGAAGCCGTTACCTATGGCACGGTGCAGGTGCCACCCGATGGTCAGCCGATCATCTTGATGGCAGACCATCAGACGATTGGAGGTTATCCTGTCATAGCACAGGTAGCTCAGGTGGATATGCCAATCCTGGCTCAGGCTAGGCCGGGAACCCGAATTTCTTTTGCACAGATTACGCATGATCAAGCCCGACAGTTGTACATGGAACAGGAGATCAATATGCAGCTCATGGATAAGCTGATACGCAGAAGAATGGCAGGAATGGAGGGCGCTCAATGAATACCTTGAAAACCTTGGATATCAATTGTGATCTGGGCGAAAGTTATGGTATATATCGCACGTTATCGGACGAAGCCATTCTGCCCTTAATTACGTCAGCCAATATAGCCTGCGGGTTTCATGCAGGGGACCCGGCTACGATGCGGATCACGGTGGAGAAGGCATTGGAGCATCAGGTGGCAATTGGCGCTCACCCCGGATTGCCGGATCTGCAAGGGTTTGGCAGAAGACGTATGGACATTACGCCACGGGAAGCATATGACATGGTGGTGTATCAGATCGGTGCGCTGGATGCCTTTGTCCGTGCAAGTGGGGGGCAAATGCATCACGTGAAACCGCACGGCGCCTTATACAATATGGCTGCAGAAGATACGAAGCTTGCTGAAGCCATCGTGGAGGCGATCTATCAAGTACAACCCGAGCTGTATTTGTATGGTCTGGCGGGCAGTAAGCTGATTCACGCTGCGGATCGCATCGGTCTGCGCAGTGTGAGCGAGGTGTTTGCGGATCGAACCTATGGGGCGGATGGTAAGCTAACCCCTCGAAGCCAAGCGGGGGCTGTCATTGAAGAGTCGGGACAAGCGATTGCTCAAGTGCTCCAGATGGTGAAAGACGGCGTGGTTGTATCCACGGATGGCACGCGGGTTTCCATGAAGGCAGAGACGGTCTGCATCCACGGTGACGGAGCGAATGCTCTAGCATTTGCTCAAGAGATTCGTCGTGTGCTGGAATCGGAAGGCATTCAGTTATCCGCGCATAATTTTGGAATGACAAGGAGTGAAAGAACAGAATGAAACCCATACGCAACTCGGCGAAGGCCGTTATTGTGCAGGATAGACGATTGCTGGTCATTCGGCTGGAAGACCAATATGGTACCGCTTATGTGTTCCCGGGTGGAGGACAGGAGAAAGGTGAAGAACTCAAGGATGCGGTCGCACGTGAATGTCTGGAGGAGATTGGCCAGGCTGTGAACGTGGGAGAGTTGTTGCATATTCGAGAGTATATCGGAAAAAATCATGAATTCGCCGAGTGGGATGCAGATATCCACCAGGTTGAATTTTATTTTGCGTGCAGCCTGATCAATCCGGAGGCAACTATTTTTGAAGGCTCCAATCCTGACGACCATCAAGTCGCCGTGGAATGGATTGCGCTGGAAGAGCTGTCTCAGGTTCGTTTATATCCAAAAACCATTGGTGAGCTACTGCTTCAATCGGGTTCTTCATCAATCTATCTTGGAGATTTGAATTAAAATGATCATAGGAGCCATAAGGGCTAATGCCTTTATGTAAACATTTTTATAAAGAACTTTTCCGATTTTGTCACGTTTGCATACCTGGTTCATGGGATTCACCACAGGTGAGGTGGGTACACTATAAGTACAGGCTTATTACAGAGCTGCATTAAGCTTGCGCTAGTAATAAGCTATTAATGAACTGTCATTAAACAAAAGAGAGAGTAACAACTACACTTCTCTTGTACTTTTTATTATTCACCCTTAATTGGGAGAACGGTAGACGTAGTGGAGGGGACGGAATCGATTCTGAGGAAGCGAAGCGTTCGCATCTTGAATTTTTATTCATATATCCTTTGGAATTAAGCATTCACACGATAACGGAGAGGACAGAAGAAACCTGAAAAAGCGAAGCGCTCGCCTTTATCCCCGGATTTTCCCTTTAGAAAAAGGGAATCAGAAAATCTGGGGGTAACAGCGATTGGAAGGTTGTTCTGTCATCGTAGTGCCAGTGTGAATCGGTTTTAATCCAATGTATATGAGGAAGTGATCAGGATCATCGTGAGATAACAGCGATCCAAAGAACGATCCGTACCCGGAACGACCGCCTACAAAAGTCCTCCCAATATTCCCCCAAACCGAAAGGAGCACTTCCCATGAACCAGACTGAATTGGAACAAAACATTGTAAAAGCATTGGAAAACAACCCTTTTTGCAGCTTCTCGACTGTAGAGAATGGTAAACCGAAATCCCGCTATATGGCGCTTTTCAACGATGGACTGAACATTCATCTGGCAACGAACCGCCGTACACACAAAGTAGAGGAACTGGAGAATAATCCGAATGTTAGCCTGCTGCTTGGTTATGAGGCTGGTGGTTCCAAGGAAGTCGTTGAGATTGAAGGAACCTGTGAAGTGACCAAGAACGAAGGTTTGCGTGAGCAAGTATGGAATGACGAACTGAAGGCGTGGTTCGATGGACCTAATGATCCGAACTATGTCATTCTGGACATCACTCCGACTCGTATTGAATATACAGGGAAAGATCATGAACATCATGTGTGGGAACAATAATCCAACGATGAAAATAACCTCTGCCAAATAGCGTCCTTTTGCGGAATGCGCGCAGAGTTCACTCCAACCGTGAAAGCCTTTAAGGTTTCACGGTTTTTGATATGAGTGAATAATGATGAATGGATATACATGTAAGAAACATGTAATATACGTATTTTAAAGCTAGTGAGCACTAAATACCTACTAAAATGTTGAAAAAAATGTCGAAATCACGCATGATAATGTAAACCGGCCTAGATATGTGCGGGTAATGTAAAAAATAATGCTTTTCAATGGCTGAACATTGCGTTATGATTTGGAATGTAAACGACAAGCACAGACATAAATAGATGTTCATGTGAGATAAACTTACCTGAAATTCGGATGCATGTCATCAGAGCGTCAGTACGCACAACCCATGAAATCTATCTTTTTTCTGCGCTCTTCGTTTGCCCAATAATGCATGATTCAATGTACATAACCGGGAGGGGTTATTTTGAAAACGAGTAAAAAAGTATTATCAAGCCTGACTGCCGCTTTGGTTGCATTAAACGTGCTTGCGGTGTTTCCGGTACCTGTATCGGCTGCGGATGCTGCCAAAGTTAAACTGCGGATCATGGAGACAACAGACATTCATGACAATCTGATTAACTACGACTATTATTCCGACAAAGAGACAGACCAGTATGGCCTTGCCAAAACAGCTACACTGATCAAGAAAGCGCGTGATGAAGCCAAGAACAGCTTGCTGTTCGACAATGGTGATCTGATTCAGGGTAACCCGCTGGGAGACTATGTGGCGAAGATTGATCCACTGAAAAAGGGTGAAACTCACCCTGTATATAAAGCGATGAATCTGCTCGATTATGATGCAGGTAACATCGGTAACCATGAGTTCAACTATGGTCTGGACTTCCTGGACATGACGCTGGAGGGAGCGAACTTCCCTTACATTAATGCCAATGTCTATGTAGACGATGGTGATGATGATGAGACGAATGACAAGAATTACTTCACACCGTATGAGATTTTGGATAAAAAAGTAACGGACGAGACTGGCAAGGAACATACGATCAAAGTGGGTGTGATCGGATTTGTACCGCCACAAGTCATGCAGTGGGACAGCGCTAACCTTGAAGGCAAAGTCATCGCCAAGGATATTATTGCTACCGCTAAAAAATTCATTCCAAAAATGAAGGCCGAAGGTGCGGACATTATTGTAGCTATTCCTCACTCCGGATTTGAGGATATCCCTCAAACGGACCTGATGGAGAACTCCGTACTGTACCTGAGTCAGGTAGAAGGCATTAATGCCATTCTGTTTGGACATGCTCACAAAGTATTCCCAAGTGCTGATTTTGCCGGCAAAAAAGGGGTAGACCTTGAGAAAGGCACAATCAATGGCGTTCCTGCTGTTGAGCCAGGTTTCTGGGGTGATCATCTGGGTATTATCGATCTGGATCTGGAGCTGGTAGATGGCAAATGGAAAGTGGTGGATTCCAAAACGGAAGCACGCCCGATCTATGACACTGAGAACAAAAAGCCACTGGTAGATGCGGATAAAGACATCATTGATGCGGTTCATGAAGAGCATGAAGGTACATTGGAGTATGTTCGTGGTCCAGTAGGCGAAACGACAGCACCGATCAACAGCTTCTTCGCTCTGGTTCAGGATGATCCATCCATTCAGATCGTAACGAATGCACAGAAATGGTATGTCGAAAAACATATGCAAGGTACGGAATATGAGAAAATCCCTGTATTGTCGGCAGGTGCACCATTCAAAGCGGGTGGACGTTCAGGCGCT of Paenibacillus sp. FSL R5-0517 contains these proteins:
- a CDS encoding DUF2785 domain-containing protein, with amino-acid sequence MDALTLKQKLQHIQSANRSIDHVEQPYELALHMMKHIGSPDPVLRDELIYITFATWIGKGVFTEDELRHLLQLALDDQHLFHGIGEQGTDSVFTRTFSILLLPPILNLDREKPFLNKVDIAGIHHRSITYLACEKDLRGYVDDKGWAHAPAHAADAVEDLAQSPYLERMELLELLHTISRKITESSDVYIHDEDQRIAHAVVTILRRNLLEQKDITLWIDSLHQETKAVNRSFLDTSHRDLNVRLFLQTLYLAIRTEEDEPFPAVRSLVLLTLERDK
- a CDS encoding NUDIX domain-containing protein; amino-acid sequence: MKPIRNSAKAVIVQDRRLLVIRLEDQYGTAYVFPGGGQEKGEELKDAVARECLEEIGQAVNVGELLHIREYIGKNHEFAEWDADIHQVEFYFACSLINPEATIFEGSNPDDHQVAVEWIALEELSQVRLYPKTIGELLLQSGSSSIYLGDLN
- a CDS encoding biotin-dependent carboxyltransferase family protein produces the protein MSVEVIRPGLLSTIQDEGRTGYRRYGIHPGGVMDTFAARAANMLVGNPRNAALLEMTMTGPELRFQESQLVSLCGGDLTATVDHLPVPLWRPVLVRAGSVMKFGPCRHGLRCYLALAGGIAAPEVMGSRSTDLKTGIGGLAGRPLRVADLLSTGEPSGEAQVWMKRMEQQVEESERGRRILAPAWFLSERERPDYYGRAVIRVMESKDSSLFSEASLGHFYAEKYVISPQSDRMGYRLQGSRLELNQPLDRLSEAVTYGTVQVPPDGQPIILMADHQTIGGYPVIAQVAQVDMPILAQARPGTRISFAQITHDQARQLYMEQEINMQLMDKLIRRRMAGMEGAQ
- a CDS encoding pyridoxamine 5'-phosphate oxidase family protein; the protein is MNQTELEQNIVKALENNPFCSFSTVENGKPKSRYMALFNDGLNIHLATNRRTHKVEELENNPNVSLLLGYEAGGSKEVVEIEGTCEVTKNEGLREQVWNDELKAWFDGPNDPNYVILDITPTRIEYTGKDHEHHVWEQ
- the pxpB gene encoding 5-oxoprolinase subunit PxpB — its product is MSELPYAWTKEILFPLGETAVIIDCGDHLSVAVQRRVASVCALLEKRTLPAMIEWVPSYTSVTLFYNPFISPYPELCRALLQQLNQMKESVQDKPRTVTIPVCYGGEWGPDLNYVASEHGLTSEDVIAIHTSGDYLVHMIGFAPGFPYLGGLSERIATPRRATPRLRVEAGTVGIGGKQTGIYPLDTPGGWQCIGRTPLRLFRPDEKVPSLLATGDRVRFEQITKQDYLALKRMEDER
- a CDS encoding 5-oxoprolinase subunit PxpA; the protein is MKTLDINCDLGESYGIYRTLSDEAILPLITSANIACGFHAGDPATMRITVEKALEHQVAIGAHPGLPDLQGFGRRRMDITPREAYDMVVYQIGALDAFVRASGGQMHHVKPHGALYNMAAEDTKLAEAIVEAIYQVQPELYLYGLAGSKLIHAADRIGLRSVSEVFADRTYGADGKLTPRSQAGAVIEESGQAIAQVLQMVKDGVVVSTDGTRVSMKAETVCIHGDGANALAFAQEIRRVLESEGIQLSAHNFGMTRSERTE
- a CDS encoding histidine phosphatase family protein, which gives rise to MTEIALIRHGSTAWNKEKRSQGQTDNPLDQEGREQAVLLATRLAEESWDAIYASDLERASETARIIGDRLGIQEIHLDSRLREMGGGQVEGTTEEERLAKWGADWSTLDLGRELADAGTVRGSAVLEEIVQQHPDGKVIVVSHGAVLRNTLRGLVPELDISVKLSNTSITRIAKKDDTWQCELYNCSVHLNSSKDAQ
- a CDS encoding bifunctional 2',3'-cyclic-nucleotide 2'-phosphodiesterase/3'-nucleotidase; its protein translation is MKTSKKVLSSLTAALVALNVLAVFPVPVSAADAAKVKLRIMETTDIHDNLINYDYYSDKETDQYGLAKTATLIKKARDEAKNSLLFDNGDLIQGNPLGDYVAKIDPLKKGETHPVYKAMNLLDYDAGNIGNHEFNYGLDFLDMTLEGANFPYINANVYVDDGDDDETNDKNYFTPYEILDKKVTDETGKEHTIKVGVIGFVPPQVMQWDSANLEGKVIAKDIIATAKKFIPKMKAEGADIIVAIPHSGFEDIPQTDLMENSVLYLSQVEGINAILFGHAHKVFPSADFAGKKGVDLEKGTINGVPAVEPGFWGDHLGIIDLDLELVDGKWKVVDSKTEARPIYDTENKKPLVDADKDIIDAVHEEHEGTLEYVRGPVGETTAPINSFFALVQDDPSIQIVTNAQKWYVEKHMQGTEYEKIPVLSAGAPFKAGGRSGASYYTNIPKGTIAIKNVADLYVYPNTVHAVMVNGAELKEWLEWSAGQFNQIDPAKGGQQQLINNDFPTYNFDVIDGVTYQIDVTQPAKYDGKAAIVNASASRIKDLSFNGKPVDPAQKFIVATNNYRASSSKLANPDGKRIVLAAPDENRQVIIDYIRENKTINPAADGNWSLAPIKPSAGVTAAALNDLEVVFASSPDAKGLVEANPAMSFIGTNKEGFAEYGLKLTGEATTTPETGTEPAPTPKPTPTPTPKPQPEKPATSNKVVYVVKKGDNLYRIGLKYGVDWRKLATANKISNVHNLKVGQKIVIPAS